One Synechococcus sp. JA-2-3B'a(2-13) genomic window carries:
- a CDS encoding ABC transporter permease, whose product MAKTTQITDKPDLFGFLYHHPTLILAILLGPPLIWLLVFYLGPLLALLLQSFYHLDPFTGLILRKLTLATYRELLTPASVDIFVRSLTMALAVTLAAIVLAFPLAYTMVRLASPRWKDFLYLLVLLPLWSSYLIRVYAWKLILAKEGILTYLLTHVGLQGWVEKILQLPGIGGPSLAVSNLGIFLVFLYVWLPYMILPIQAALERVPDSLIEASADLGAQGWQTFRHVTLPLALPGILAGSVFTFSLTLGDFVVPYSLGNSSYFIGQAVLAFQGTSGNIPSAAAFTVVPMGIMTVYLLVAKRLGAFESVS is encoded by the coding sequence ATGGCCAAAACAACTCAGATAACCGATAAACCCGATCTGTTTGGATTCCTCTATCATCACCCGACGCTCATCCTTGCCATTCTGTTGGGGCCACCTCTCATTTGGTTACTGGTCTTTTACTTGGGGCCGCTGCTGGCGCTGCTGCTGCAAAGTTTTTATCATCTGGATCCCTTTACCGGCCTGATCCTGAGAAAGTTGACTTTGGCCACCTATCGGGAGCTGCTCACTCCTGCCAGCGTGGATATCTTTGTCCGCAGCTTGACTATGGCTTTGGCAGTGACCCTAGCTGCAATTGTGTTGGCTTTTCCTCTGGCTTATACCATGGTCAGACTGGCCTCTCCTCGCTGGAAGGACTTTTTGTACTTGTTGGTGCTCCTACCGCTTTGGTCTAGTTATTTGATTCGGGTTTATGCCTGGAAGTTGATCCTGGCCAAAGAAGGGATCCTTACCTATCTACTCACCCATGTGGGCCTACAGGGCTGGGTGGAAAAGATTTTGCAGTTGCCCGGGATCGGTGGGCCATCGCTGGCTGTATCCAACTTGGGTATTTTCTTGGTGTTTCTCTATGTTTGGCTGCCCTATATGATTCTGCCGATCCAGGCGGCTTTGGAGCGAGTGCCTGATAGCTTAATTGAGGCTTCTGCAGATTTGGGAGCTCAGGGTTGGCAAACGTTCCGCCATGTTACTCTTCCCCTCGCCTTGCCAGGGATCCTGGCCGGGTCGGTCTTTACCTTTTCCTTAACGCTAGGAGATTTTGTGGTGCCTTATTCTCTGGGCAATTCCAGCTATTTCATCGGGCAGGCAGTTCTCGCCTTTCAGGGCACCTCTGGCAACATTCCCTCGGCGGCAGCCTTCACGGTTGTGCCGATGGGGATCATGACCGTCTATCTGCTAGTGGCCAAGCGGCTGGGGGCTTTTGAATCGGTGAGCTGA
- the msrA gene encoding peptide-methionine (S)-S-oxide reductase MsrA, giving the protein MVLFGFGKLGKKLSLPKPEEALPGRAEPMVIVNRHFVNGHPLQPPFPEGMELAMFGMGCFWGAERKFWQVPGVFSTAVGYAGGFTPNPTYEEVCTGLTGHNEVVRVVYDPAQVSYAQLLKVFWENHDPTQGMRQGNDVGTQYRSGIYVYSPAQRELAEKTRDLYQQALTAHGYGQITTEILDAPEFYYAEDYHQQYLAKNPRGYCGLRGTRVCLPEILTEPA; this is encoded by the coding sequence ATGGTGCTCTTTGGCTTTGGCAAACTTGGCAAGAAACTGTCCCTGCCCAAACCGGAAGAAGCCTTGCCGGGCCGGGCCGAGCCGATGGTGATCGTGAATCGGCATTTTGTCAATGGCCATCCGCTGCAGCCGCCTTTTCCCGAGGGCATGGAGCTGGCCATGTTCGGCATGGGCTGCTTCTGGGGGGCAGAGCGCAAGTTTTGGCAGGTGCCAGGGGTGTTCAGCACAGCGGTGGGCTACGCTGGCGGGTTTACCCCCAACCCCACCTATGAAGAGGTCTGTACTGGCCTGACTGGCCACAACGAGGTGGTGCGGGTGGTTTACGACCCAGCTCAGGTCAGCTATGCCCAACTGCTGAAGGTGTTTTGGGAAAATCACGACCCTACCCAGGGGATGCGCCAAGGCAATGATGTGGGCACCCAATACCGCTCCGGCATCTATGTGTATTCTCCGGCGCAGCGGGAGCTGGCGGAAAAAACCCGCGATCTCTATCAGCAGGCCCTGACCGCCCACGGCTACGGCCAGATCACCACCGAGATCTTAGACGCGCCTGAGTTTTACTACGCCGAAGACTACCACCAGCAATATCTGGCCAAGAATCCGCGCGGCTACTGCGGCCTGCGGGGCACTAGGGTTTGTCTGCCAGAGATCCTCACCGAGCCTGCCTAG